One genomic region from Anopheles bellator chromosome 2, idAnoBellAS_SP24_06.2, whole genome shotgun sequence encodes:
- the LOC131210132 gene encoding protein archease-like: MEVPLETTEFVIPEIKYEYLDHTADVQLHAWGDTLKEAFEQCGMAMFGYMTELPTVEITKCYQITTEPTDDLENLLFRFLDELLFVFSAEPFLICKKLQITKFNLESFVIECNCYGEEFDLQKHPQGTEVKAITYSAMQIYQRPEHAKNEVFVIIDI; this comes from the exons ATGGAAGTACCCCTCGAAACAACGGAATTCGTGATACCTGAAATAAAGTATGAGT ATCTCGATCACACGGCAGATGTACA ACTGCATGCTTGGGGCGACACCCTGAAGGAAGCGTTTGAGCAATGCGGGATGGCAATGTTCGGATACATGACCGAGCTGCCTACGGTGGAGATAACAAAGTGTTATCAAATCACAACCGAGCCGACGGACGATTTGGAAAATCTGCTGTTTCGCTTTCTGGACGAGCTGCTATTCGTTTTCTCGGCCGAACCGTTTCTGATTTGCAAAAAGCTGCAGATCACCAAGTTCAATCTGGAGTCGTTCGTTATCGAGTGCAACTGCTACGGGGAGGAGTTTGATCTTCAGAAGCACCCGCAAGGGACGGAGGTGAAAGCAATCACGTACTCGGCGATGCAAATCTACCAACGACCCGAGCACGCCAAGAATGAAGTTTTTGTTATCATCGACATTTGA
- the LOC131210300 gene encoding protein SYS1 homolog, whose protein sequence is MSFPIPACRIIRDKMKKLTGTFRNTQWDPYLLITQIIAMQSLLYVSLASIMYVMDFFAEANHTLDHIFEYHEIHVTDLGGRLVIVAFILNSLVGAGLLWFVVRRTKLCLDFSFTFHFTHLVICWWYNEAFPSTIGWWMLNAVCAALMCVCSEFLCLKTELKEIPVGYTALNQKVDL, encoded by the exons ATGAGCTTTCCCATCCCCGCGTGCAGGATCATCCGGGACAAGATGAAGAAACTCACCGGAACGTTCCGCAACACACAATGGGACCCGTACCTGCTGATCACGCAAATAATCGCGATGCAATCGCTGCTTTACGTGAGCCTTGCGTCGATCATGTATGTAATGGACTTTTTTGCCGAAGCCAACCACACACTGGATCATATTTTTGAGTATCAC GAAATACACGTTACCGATCTCGGTGGGCGATTGGTTATTGTAGCATTCATACTCAACTCCCTAGTCGGCGCCGGGTTGCTGTGGTTTGTAGTGCGGCGCACGAAACTCTGTCTGGACTTCAGCTTTACCTTCCACTTCACCCACCTGGTGATTTGCTGGTGGTACAACGAGGCCTTCCCGTCGACCATTGGTTGGTGGATGCTGAATGCCGTCTGCGCGGCCCTGATGTGCGTCTGCAGCGAGTTCCTCTGTCTCAAGACGGAACTGAAGGAGATTCCGGTCGGCTACACGGCACTAAACCAAAAGGTGGATCTATGA
- the LOC131211006 gene encoding organic solute transporter alpha-like protein, with product MSGNMTSNESTVAVEFIDCRNYVPPFRLYYKAYMLPLSISLAVACLIWLWVTFVFVQVIRLIRKHTEKNQVMALIIANTVYFVLVTFNVLALLLPSVAVICDIVPFVVFCWCILVFFRYLKLEVGGDTVIMGLYETKDIIPPTVCPCFRFIYNKKRQLTAIRFGIMQLPVWCSVVSSIQLVIFTFNKDLFFDMFYIILPFIILSIVLYVGASASFIKTVSPLYPSNPIFKRFFLLQLVLIITKPQVIILEIIYNSIPFECSEAGEPKVYMNMAKQLIILVEIAIVTVYSYKFYATEQPTPEEKVGTKNPAFEM from the exons ATGAGCGGCAATATGACTTCGAACGAATCAACTGTAGCGGTCGAGTTCATTGACTGCCGAAACTATGTACCACCCTTCAGATTGTACTACAAAG CATACATGCTACCCCTAAGCATATCACTGGCCGTTGCGTGCCTCATCTGGCTATGGGTCACGTTCGTGTTTGTTCAAGTGATCCGACTCATCAGAAagcacaccgaaaaaaatcaagtaatggCGCTAATAATTGCCAATACAGTCTACTTC GTTTTGGTCACGTTTAACGTATTGGCGCTTCTgctgccgtcggtggccgttATTTGCGATATCGTGCCTTTCGTCGTGTTCTGCTGGTGTATCTTGGTGTTTTTCCGATACCTAAAGCTAGAGGTTGGCGGAGATACCGTCATTATGGGGCTatacgaaacgaaagacatAATCCCACCGACAGTGTGCCCTTGTTTTAGGTTCATCTATAATAAAAA ACGGCAGCTTACGGCGATCCGCTTTGGCATTATGCAGCTTCCGGTCTGGTGCAGTGTGGTATCCTCCATTCAGCTCGTCATTTTCACCTTCAACAAA GACTTATTTTTCGACATGTTCTACATCATTCTACCGTTCATCATCTTGTCGATCGTGTTGTACGTCGGAGCCTCGGCTTCGTTCATCAAAACGGTTAGCCCTCTCTACCCAAGCAATCCGATTTTT AAACGCTTCTTTCTGCTGCAGCTGGTTCTCATCATAACCAAACCGCAGGTCATCATTCTCGAAATCATTTACAATTCGATTCCCTTCGAGTGTTCGGAAGCCGGCGAGCCGAAGGTGTACATGAACA TGGCGAAGCAACTGATTATCCTTGTTGAAATCGCGATCGTGACCGTTTATTCGTACAAGTTTTACGCCACCGAGCAGCCGACACCGGAGGAAAAGGTTGGAACCAAAAATCCTGCGTTCGAGATGTAA